In Anopheles bellator chromosome 2, idAnoBellAS_SP24_06.2, whole genome shotgun sequence, the genomic stretch GTTTTCATCGTACTGATACTGTTGCTGATTGGGATCAAGATAGGTTCCAGACGTGTCGTAAGGATTTGTCTGGTCCGCTCCTTCTTGATATTGATACATAGATTGATCCGTTGCAGTCCCTTCGACATACTGGCCCTCTTGATATGAGCCCTCAACCGCTTGATACTGGTAGGCTTCAGTGACCGCTTGCTGGGTCTCGTTTCCGTAGCTAGTAGCATCATACTGAGGAGCTTGGTACATCACGTTTTCATCACGATGGTATCCGTCGGCAGACGATGACACTTGCTCCTGCTGTTCTGCAGTTACGGCCTGGTCTTCAAGAGTCGTAATCGATTGAACAACGTTAcaatcaccatcaccatttGTTACAGTTTGCTCCGCACTTCCTGGCTGTTGTACGTTTTCATTCGGATCTACTTCTTGGTCAACTGTCTCTACGTCAGTTTCATAGACAAGGCCAGCAGCTAATTGCACTTCAGGCTCTCGTGGTTTGGAGGATGCCACGGGAAAAGCTCTGGATTTCATCGCTTGCCGTGCCATGCTCCAATGGGGATTTGTAGCCCGAGACTGTTGAATTGAATGATCCTCAATAGGCAGCATAGCTGGCACGAGTTGATTATGTTCTTCACTGTAGTATTGAGTAGTCAAAGTTTCGTTTTGAGGTTCGTTCGAACGTTGCGCTTCATAGTGTGGAGTTTCTTCTACCATCGGTCGACCAGCGTATCCCTGAGCTTCACCAtaatcctgctgctgctgtgcatCTTCTTCCGAAACTTGCTCAGCAACGCTGGGTTCTGTTGTATTAATCTCAACTTCTTCGGAAAGTTTCTCATAAATAGACTGAACTTGAGGCTCACGCTGTTTTGTCGAATCTTCAACAATGTTTTCGGCAGACGTTGCTAAAAGTTGGTCGAGAGGTTCATTCGCTTCTTGGTCCGATTCTTTTGCTGTGCGCGATTTACTATCTTCTATCAATTCTTGAAGACCTACTGTTTCTGTAACAAAACCAAGTAAATAATATAAAGACagttaaattttaattgtaGTCGCACAAGGGCGGAACATTTTACGGATACCTTTATTTATCACTTGAGAAGAGTTCTTATCTGCAACGTCAGCCCAGCTCAGCTCCACCTTCTCGCCAAGCGCCTTGGCGCTGTTTTCGACAATACTAAATTGATCCATTGTTTCGGGCggtcctttttccggtgctCGCTGTTCGTCCTCACTTACGGTCACGTCCTCCAAGTAGGCTCCGTGGTTCTGCTTGACGAGTTCCGGCGATGGAGCCACTACGTTTACGCTCGGAATTGGTTCCTTCAATACTTCACTGTCGATGTATCGAATAAAGTCCTCGTTAGACATCTCGAAACGTTTCGCTTTCGTACCACCGACGGATGGAACCGGTGATATGTCGTTTGGCGTTAGCGCACTTGTTTCGTACTTTCTTGTCAAGGAATCATCCGCGGTAGAAGCAAACGACGGTACCATTGGCATCGCTTTCTGCTGAGAAGCAAGATAGCTGCTTAGGGCAGTTGGTGGTGGTATCATGTTTAGGCTGGCCGTTTGTTGATGCGTTAGCTCGGAGAGGTAGTGCACGAATTCCGATTTTGGTGCCGCCGGGGGCGCCATGATCATCGGCAGTGGTGCCTGATACCCGTTGTGTTGGGCTGAAGACCAGGTACGCATTAGATACATTTCATATTGGGTCTGCCGAGAGAATTAGCATCCGATAGTGAACCAAAGCCGTTAGAGAAACTGGAGTGCTGTACCTTCAGCATTTTCAGTCGGTCTGTTTTGGCAGCCAGAGATGCCGCCTGTAGATCGATCTTGTTCAGCATCCTAAGAATGctctcgttccgttccgcgcgTTGACGGTCCGCTTCGATCTGCCGTTTGTGGCGCTGTTTCATAGCGCGGGCTGCAGCTCGCTCGCAATCAGTTCTTTCCCGCATCAGCTCGGCGAAACGTTGCTCCAGTTCAGCTCGTTCCCGTTCGCTGAAAAAAGTTTCACCAAAATCCGTGCCAATCGATTTAACCTTTACAAACATCCCTTTGTGTGCTTACCATTTCCGAATGCGGTTTTCCATCTCGTCAAACTCGCGCCGGTAACTGGTCTTTGCTCCTACCGTCTCGGACACTAGTCCCGCATCGGTGAGGAAAGATGAGGCCATTGGCGGTGCGAAGCTGAACGGCGATGTTTACACGGCTCCTTACACGAATGGTTCCAATCAATTCTAAACCATGGAAAGGATCCGACCAGCAGTGGTTGCGTTGGTCCCTGCGTGTCTTGTCCTGTTTTTCCGTGACCTTTCCTCAACTAAATCAACCACTTCTTGGAGAAAACTGCACGGGTGCCGGAAAAATGCGaggaaaagcgaaaccgaagaagaaaatcaatagTGGCCTGGTAAACAAAGTTATAAACAGGAcaaaatcgtttcgtttcacccggccgtggccgcacCCAACACAGCACAGGAACAAAGGATGTATGGCAGGGTGGCGTAACATTAAATGCAAGAATTTATCcttgaaaaatgataattcGAAAGCAGTCTCAAGAGCTACCACAAACGAGCCCAACCGTACCTGCTGACGCCGTCTACGTTCGACGTCACGCTCGTGGGGCGATGGCGGCGAGCAACGGTTCCAGAAGTACACCGGGTGGCCAAAGTTATTGTAGGTTCCCCTTGCAACTCGCACGCTTCGCTGGCGGCGTTTCCGTCGTCGTACGGGTCAGTCACGCAAACCATGACCCTTTTCCGTGTGGCCGCAAGGGGACGAACTGGCCCTTTATGCGACTGGGACAATGACACACACGACACAGGCGGCAAGGGAGTCTATTTTTGGCTAACAACATCTTGTGTTCGACCCATAATGGGTTCCATTTCGGTGATTCCGATCACCCATCATTGATTCCCACcgaatatatattttttaccCTTAATGCCGGCTCCACATTACGCCTTTCTACACAGAGTTTTTCTCTGGGCTTTTTTATACCTTGAACGTGAAGCTATAACCATGCAaacacatttattttttaacttttcgaaCTATGTCGGGCTAATTTTGAGGATACTACAGTTATTATTTTGGGCGAGCTAACTACCTACAATGCTAACCTCACCAAGGTAGCCAAGTAATGAACAAGTCATAGACCTTTAGATGATATTAACACGATAAAATAACTGAAAATGATTCAATATTCTATAAGTACATTTTCTTTACCGTTGTAAGATAAATATTGAAACGAAACCACATCCAGTCTGAAACTTATATTTGCTCgatttggtttaattttggAAAGATTTGTTCCTCGGTACTTAATTCACTTCACTTCCTTTAACCatcttatttatttacttacatgtttttaaattttatttagcTACGTTTATTGAAATATGAAGTTTATCGCTGATCACTTTATTCTTATATTCACTTCACGTGTAACACTATCAATGTGTTCAGCGGTAATGTTGACAATACTTGCCGTGGCTCCTAATCATACGCTCCAAGCGCAACAGAACTGGCCCCTCAAAAGAGCAACGTTAACTGTTTCACAGCACTCCAATGAATGACCACCCTTCCGTAGTTCGTCGTTAGCATAGACAGTATGAACTTTTGGCGTATCCTTTGGCCAGCTCAACCGGAACATCACCCAATGCATGTTTGTCTGCCGAGCGATCCTTGCACCTGGCCTACTGCATAGAACCGGTTACCAACGGCAACCACCAAACGAACTGTTTGTTAGATATTGAACAAGTAACATGTTCGCCGGACGAACATGTCACCATCTGCTGAATGATATTCGTACCCTCTAAACTACTCGAAGTGAGAATCGAACACCAGAATCGATTTTCACGTTTCGGATCTATTTATAAAGTACTTTTACCACGTTTACTAACGCACAGAAATATATATTGGTGttcatttgtattttttccttAGTATAATGTTCTACCATCCACTGCTCAGATTGCAACACTGAGATACTTTCGAAACAATATTGGGATTGATCATTATGCTAAAAAATATCGATCCATTTTGAGACACTCGCTACCACACGGGAGTTGATTTTGTTATTCCTTGCTAAACTTTTATACCCTTTCAAACACTGAATtgattttgaatatttttgttgTCGTTTACAATGCTAAACTTTAGGCTAAACTTTTAGATCTTAGTTTCGTCTGGGCAACGGGCATTACGTGTGCTTCAGTCAAAGTCCTTGGTTGGAGGCATTTTCTATAATAATTTGTTCTAGTAATTTCCTTCACTGCTGCTTGTTGCGTTCAGCGATCGGTAAAACACCTGCATTTGTTACAATAGTTCACGTAATCGCATTGCTATTGaccaaatttcatttcaattggaTTTACAATTTTCTAAACATTAAGGTCACATTGAACCGACAAATGGGGACTATAACCGTTTGGTTTTCATCTACAACCCCCCCCTCCTTAAGCTCCGAAGTCCTAGGTCTTGTTGCACCTTGTTGCTTTTGAGTTAATTACTACTTCTGTTTCCCGTTCAACACCTGTAAAGGTACACATGTAGGTAGGAATATAGGAACAGAACTCAGGAACACTATCTTTTGCCCTAGCTACAGAGGATACCACGGTCCGAGAGGACCGAtatcgaatcggatcggatgttGCTAATGAGACTGTTGCATTTGAGCAGTCGCTAAAGGGTTGGGTTCCTTATTTATCATCCTTTTTACAGAACAACATTAACGCTAGcttaaaataataatgcacACGTCATATATGTTTAATAAAATGGGTATAATGAAAGAGTGACATGTGAAGTGAACAGCTCAAC encodes the following:
- the LOC131207387 gene encoding uncharacterized protein LOC131207387 produces the protein MASSFLTDAGLVSETVGAKTSYRREFDEMENRIRKCERERAELEQRFAELMRERTDCERAAARAMKQRHKRQIEADRQRAERNESILRMLNKIDLQAASLAAKTDRLKMLKTQYEMYLMRTWSSAQHNGYQAPLPMIMAPPAAPKSEFVHYLSELTHQQTASLNMIPPPTALSSYLASQQKAMPMVPSFASTADDSLTRKYETSALTPNDISPVPSVGGTKAKRFEMSNEDFIRYIDSEVLKEPIPSVNVVAPSPELVKQNHGAYLEDVTVSEDEQRAPEKGPPETMDQFSIVENSAKALGEKVELSWADVADKNSSQVINKETIRQNSVSLKFSLFMRNFPKKLRLIQQNPALLSKFRKKMHSSSRIMVKLRDTLVDRCEEHNQLVPAMLPIEDHSIQQSRATNPHWSMARQAMKSRAFPVASSKPREPEVQLAAGLVYETDVETVDQEVDPNENVQQPGSAEQTVTNGDGDCNVVQSITTLEDQAVTAEQQEQVSSSADGYHRDENVMYQAPQYDATSYGNETQQAVTEAYQYQAVEGSYQEGQYVEGTATDQSMYQYQEGADQTNPYDTSGTYLDPNQQQYQYDENAQYYNQQQSYGEGQYYSENADQQAQQQQQQQYYVDNTGQQQQQQELYEGQEEQQQLATDQYTGEQQQMYYPSDGPDQANSQDAPATAEGEAPAGVTDAVEDPSRDQPEATKPADHSSLDTTAVSDPAKDPSVETKNTIPSSTNDQPPATDTPTVSSVNDESDFDFSTQ